GGGCAGTGTCTTTTTCATTGTTAGCAGTGAGTGCAACGGTAAGATTATCACGCAGTGATGTAGAATTGCGGCCACGTAAAAACGAAAACAAATGATTTATCAGGGAGTGTTTTTCTGTATGATTTGCTTGTTGAGGCGAATGTTCTTCAGTATGAGAAGGCGTTTGATTATTATTTTGTGCATTCACTTTATTTTCCATGGTTTTGAGATCTTTTAAACTTTCTTTTTATAAGAGAGATAAGGTGTTTTAAATTGTATGATTGTGATATTGATTTAAAAAGTTAATTTTTATCATTTTAAGATAATTCAGCATAGGGATCATTTATGGAAAGCTTTAGAAGAATTTCTCTTTCGAGCTCTTCCATTTGACACGCTTCATCATTTGTTTCATGGTTATAGCCAAGCAGATGGAGGATACCATGGACAATCATATGCGTTAAATGGTCCTGAAAAGATTTTCCTTCTTTCTTTGCTTCAAGAACGACAGTTTCTTGCGCAATAATGATATCACCAAGCATGAGTCCAGGTGGATCTCCAGCTTTAAGGGGCAAAGCAGGAAAGGATAACACATTGGTGGATTTGTT
This genomic window from Bartonella quintana contains:
- the ybeY gene encoding rRNA maturation RNase YbeY, with translation MITIDITVENARWNNEKMLYDITEKALKTTMHHLSLENVVSEISLLFTDDKHMAQINAQWRNKNKSTNVLSFPALPLKAGDPPGLMLGDIIIAQETVVLEAKKEGKSFQDHLTHMIVHGILHLLGYNHETNDEACQMEELEREILLKLSINDPYAELS